A DNA window from Moorella thermoacetica contains the following coding sequences:
- a CDS encoding CarD family transcriptional regulator, whose amino-acid sequence MFKVGDKVVYPMHGAGVIEAIEEREVLGKKRKYYILRLPLGDMKVMIPLESEQAVGLREVIDEKEIQEVIKILKEPRSNGSGNWNRRYRANLEKMRSGNIYQLAEVVGNLSRREHDQGLSTGERKMLENARQMLISELALARNAEKNQVENMLEKLLA is encoded by the coding sequence ATGTTTAAAGTTGGCGATAAAGTGGTGTACCCAATGCATGGGGCCGGGGTCATCGAGGCCATCGAGGAGCGGGAAGTCCTGGGCAAGAAGAGGAAGTACTATATCCTCCGTTTACCGCTGGGCGACATGAAGGTGATGATACCCCTGGAGAGCGAACAAGCCGTAGGCTTGAGGGAAGTGATTGACGAGAAGGAAATCCAGGAGGTAATCAAGATTCTCAAAGAGCCCAGGAGCAACGGCAGCGGCAACTGGAACCGGCGCTACCGTGCCAACCTGGAAAAGATGCGTAGCGGCAATATTTATCAGCTGGCCGAAGTGGTGGGAAACCTTTCCCGGCGGGAACATGATCAGGGCCTTTCAACAGGGGAAAGGAAAATGCTAGAAAACGCCCGCCAGATGTTAATCAGTGAACTGGCTCTAGCCCGGAACGCTGAAAAAAATCAGGTAGAAAATATGCTGGAAAAACTTTTAGCCTGA
- the radA gene encoding DNA repair protein RadA, giving the protein MTRIKERFVCQQCGYESQGFLGRCPACGSWNSLVAEAIIPEGIKKAAGSGEVPVLLSRVNDISEKRLVTTLGEWDRVLGGGLVPGSLVLVGGAPGIGKSTLLLQVAHLLSSRYGKILYVTGEESASQTRLRARRLGAEEGEIYLLAETNIEGILLQIERLQPVVVMVDSIQTMLLPDIQAAPGSVSQVREGAARFLRLAKDGGPAVILVGHVTKEGFLAGPKVLEHLVDCVLYLEGERYQAYRILRSVKNRFGSTNEIGVFEMTGSGLQEVTNPSAMLMAERPAGVAGSSVVACLEGTRPLLLEIQALVSKTAFGNPRRLATGIDFNRALLLAAVLEKRAGLPLGGYDIYLNVAGGIAINEPAADLGICLAIASGLKDRPLESRTLVLGEVGLAGEVRAVTQLERRVEEAARLGFNRFIIPAGNRGGLKGQSGCEIYKVSTINEALRLALVNTGSGAGDNTLSNPFYKYS; this is encoded by the coding sequence CTGACCAGGATCAAAGAACGCTTCGTTTGCCAGCAGTGCGGTTATGAATCCCAGGGCTTCCTGGGCCGATGCCCGGCGTGTGGTAGTTGGAATAGCCTGGTGGCCGAGGCCATAATTCCAGAGGGTATAAAAAAAGCGGCAGGCTCCGGGGAAGTCCCCGTCCTGCTATCCCGGGTAAATGATATCAGTGAAAAGAGGCTGGTGACTACCCTGGGCGAATGGGACCGGGTCCTGGGAGGCGGGCTAGTTCCCGGTTCCCTGGTCCTGGTTGGCGGGGCTCCCGGGATTGGTAAGTCTACCCTCCTTCTCCAGGTGGCCCACTTACTCTCTTCGAGGTACGGTAAAATACTCTATGTCACCGGAGAAGAATCCGCCAGCCAGACCCGGTTAAGGGCTCGACGCCTGGGCGCCGAGGAAGGCGAGATCTACTTACTGGCGGAAACTAATATTGAAGGGATCCTCCTGCAGATAGAACGGCTGCAGCCGGTAGTAGTTATGGTGGATTCTATCCAGACGATGCTTCTTCCTGATATCCAGGCTGCCCCGGGCAGCGTTTCCCAGGTGCGGGAAGGAGCGGCCCGCTTTTTACGCCTGGCCAAGGATGGCGGCCCGGCAGTAATTCTGGTGGGTCACGTCACCAAGGAAGGATTCCTGGCCGGCCCGAAGGTCCTGGAACACCTGGTGGATTGTGTCCTCTACCTGGAGGGTGAACGCTACCAGGCCTACCGCATTCTGCGGTCCGTTAAAAATCGCTTCGGCTCCACCAATGAGATTGGCGTTTTTGAGATGACCGGCTCCGGTTTGCAGGAAGTAACCAACCCCTCGGCCATGCTTATGGCCGAGCGCCCGGCCGGAGTGGCGGGCTCCAGTGTCGTCGCCTGCCTGGAAGGCACCCGGCCCCTTCTACTGGAGATCCAGGCCCTGGTGAGTAAGACTGCCTTTGGAAACCCGCGGCGACTAGCTACCGGTATTGATTTCAACCGGGCCCTCCTGCTGGCAGCGGTCCTGGAGAAACGGGCCGGCCTGCCCCTGGGGGGCTACGATATATACCTTAACGTGGCCGGTGGTATTGCCATCAATGAACCGGCAGCCGACCTGGGTATATGCCTGGCCATTGCCTCTGGTTTGAAGGATCGTCCCCTGGAATCCCGGACCCTTGTCCTGGGGGAGGTTGGCCTTGCTGGAGAGGTAAGGGCCGTCACCCAGCTGGAAAGGCGCGTTGAGGAAGCAGCCAGGCTGGGTTTTAACCGCTTTATAATTCCGGCTGGCAATAGGGGGGGTCTTAAAGGGCAGAGCGGCTGCGAAATATATAAAGTATCTACAATAAATGAGGCCCTGCGACTGGCCCTCGTTAATACCGGCTCAGGGGCAGGCGATAATACGTTGAGTAACCCGTTTTATAAATACTCTTAG
- a CDS encoding phosphatase, which yields MLFEADLHTHTVASGHAYSTVKELAEAAEKRGLKMIAITDHGLKMPGGPHEYHFGNLVALPRKIGGVEILRGVEANIIDVDGNLDLPERLLEELDIVLAGFHTGTGFDNRPAEDYTRAVLAAIANPRVHLIVHPGNPDFPVDIEKLVLAAAREHKALEINNNSFSISRQGSLPRCQLLAKLAQKHKVQVAVNSDAHIFSSVGNFARAWQVARSAGISEDQVINKTADRVKEYLGWHRRRGQALQEEGT from the coding sequence ATGCTGTTTGAAGCCGATCTCCACACCCATACTGTTGCCAGCGGTCATGCCTATAGTACCGTTAAAGAACTGGCCGAGGCAGCCGAGAAACGTGGCTTAAAGATGATCGCCATTACGGATCATGGCCTGAAGATGCCCGGCGGTCCCCATGAGTACCACTTTGGTAACCTGGTAGCCCTGCCCAGAAAGATAGGAGGAGTAGAAATTCTCCGGGGCGTAGAGGCCAACATCATCGACGTTGACGGGAATCTGGATCTCCCCGAACGCCTCCTGGAGGAACTTGATATTGTCCTGGCTGGCTTCCATACTGGCACTGGTTTTGATAATCGTCCCGCGGAGGATTACACCCGGGCCGTGCTGGCGGCCATAGCCAATCCCAGGGTCCACCTTATCGTTCATCCCGGAAATCCTGACTTTCCTGTGGACATAGAAAAATTGGTCCTGGCAGCGGCCCGCGAACATAAAGCCCTGGAGATCAACAATAACTCCTTTAGCATCAGTCGCCAGGGCAGCCTGCCCCGTTGTCAACTCCTGGCCAAACTGGCCCAAAAACATAAAGTGCAGGTAGCAGTGAATAGTGATGCCCATATCTTCAGTTCGGTAGGTAATTTCGCCCGCGCCTGGCAGGTCGCCCGCAGCGCCGGTATTAGTGAAGATCAAGTAATCAATAAAACCGCCGACCGGGTGAAAGAATACCTGGGTTGGCATCGTCGCCGGGGGCAGGCCTTACAGGAAGAAGGGACCTAG
- a CDS encoding HD-GYP domain-containing protein has product MLGEDDYGLEWQAIHNWLGRLAAHSPFTYRHSLGVASLALNLARIYGMDQGECQAIYAGALLHDVGKITITNALLMKKGPLTREEWLVIKNHPRAGVELLTASGISPGILEFVAYHHERWDGGGYNGLKGPDIPLGARIIALADAFEAMTSQRPYQQIRTLPNALAEVENNAGTQFDPGLVPVFFTMIHKLMKTASSLPLIRP; this is encoded by the coding sequence GTGCTGGGAGAGGATGACTATGGTTTGGAATGGCAGGCGATACATAACTGGTTGGGTCGGCTGGCGGCCCATTCTCCTTTTACCTATCGCCATTCCCTGGGCGTTGCTAGCCTGGCATTGAACCTGGCCCGGATCTATGGGATGGACCAGGGAGAGTGCCAGGCTATTTATGCCGGGGCTTTGCTCCATGATGTCGGCAAGATTACTATAACCAATGCGCTGCTTATGAAAAAAGGTCCTTTAACCCGGGAGGAATGGCTGGTAATCAAAAATCACCCCCGGGCCGGGGTAGAGTTGCTGACAGCTTCAGGTATTAGCCCTGGTATTCTGGAATTTGTTGCCTATCACCACGAACGCTGGGATGGTGGAGGATATAATGGTTTAAAGGGGCCGGATATTCCCCTGGGGGCCAGGATTATCGCCCTGGCCGATGCCTTTGAGGCCATGACCTCCCAACGACCCTACCAGCAAATTCGTACGTTGCCAAATGCCCTAGCGGAAGTCGAAAATAACGCCGGGACCCAGTTTGACCCGGGACTGGTACCCGTATTCTTTACAATGATCCACAAGCTAATGAAAACAGCCTCCTCCCTGCCACTAATCAGACCATGA
- a CDS encoding AbrB/MazE/SpoVT family DNA-binding domain-containing protein: MPLRKGGEAITRKNRAPDRKTPGGNRRIVDCKGRVTLPAKLRQQLDLYPGAEIEFLAGEDGKWYVRRVDIQSNCRCCGRQVNLVTIRKDTMCRECAEKYYRALGKKLGLGNVGKGGNLDNKRGNKR, translated from the coding sequence TTGCCGCTGAGGAAGGGGGGCGAAGCAATTACCAGGAAGAACCGGGCACCTGACCGTAAAACTCCTGGTGGCAACAGACGCATAGTTGATTGCAAAGGGCGGGTAACTCTACCTGCTAAATTAAGGCAGCAACTGGATCTATACCCTGGCGCAGAAATTGAGTTTTTGGCCGGCGAAGATGGTAAATGGTACGTCAGGAGGGTTGACATTCAATCTAACTGTCGTTGCTGTGGCCGCCAGGTAAACCTTGTAACTATCAGGAAGGATACCATGTGCCGTGAGTGCGCTGAGAAGTATTACCGGGCCCTGGGAAAAAAGCTGGGCTTGGGTAATGTGGGAAAGGGTGGGAATTTGGATAATAAAAGAGGAAACAAGCGATAG
- the pnpS gene encoding two-component system histidine kinase PnpS, with protein MHSLRWKITLNFLTLLFFTLLGAYLYLHQAILKAMGLPWLPPFRAGFLAARLEGQLLAVMILVLIIMGIGTFILARGIITPLTALLPLTRRIAAGDLEQRVEIQSDDEVGLLSHHLNIMVETLRNNFREIADERNKMKAILASITDGLVAVDQVGRVIMLNPAAEKMFGKKGAEVEHKYLLKVVRNHEIDAMVKEILASGLPLENEVRLFPTTSQLFRIYGTPITSEQGRIIGAVLTIRDITDIRRLEQMRTEFVANVSHELRTPLTSIRGFVETLLEGALEDPEVSRRFLGIINHEAQRLQQLIEDLLSLSRLESQPKRQDAGRADLAATLDRVLTTINQLAREKGVALEKEIPAEIPELAISESYLNQVLLNLIDNGIKYTPASGRVTIRAARLGELVQVEVADTGIGIPPESLPRVFERFYRVDKARSREMGGTGLGLAIVKHIVESHGGSISVTSRPGQGSHFFFTLPIAAEEGGRSNYQEEPGT; from the coding sequence ATGCATTCACTACGCTGGAAGATTACCCTAAACTTTTTGACCCTCCTTTTCTTCACTCTGTTGGGGGCCTATCTCTACTTACACCAGGCTATCTTGAAGGCCATGGGATTACCATGGTTACCCCCCTTCCGGGCCGGGTTCCTGGCTGCCAGGTTAGAGGGACAACTGCTGGCCGTCATGATCCTAGTTTTGATTATAATGGGCATTGGCACCTTTATCCTGGCCCGGGGGATTATAACCCCCCTGACGGCCCTCCTGCCCCTGACCCGCAGGATTGCCGCCGGTGACCTGGAACAGCGGGTAGAGATCCAGAGTGACGATGAGGTGGGTTTATTAAGCCATCATCTAAATATCATGGTGGAAACTCTACGCAATAATTTCCGGGAAATAGCAGACGAGCGCAATAAAATGAAGGCTATCCTGGCCAGTATAACCGACGGCCTGGTAGCTGTTGACCAGGTGGGCCGGGTTATAATGCTCAATCCGGCGGCAGAGAAGATGTTCGGTAAAAAGGGGGCAGAGGTCGAGCACAAGTATCTCCTCAAGGTTGTCCGTAACCATGAAATCGATGCCATGGTAAAGGAGATCCTGGCCAGTGGCCTGCCCCTGGAGAATGAGGTCCGGCTCTTCCCGACTACCAGTCAGTTATTCAGAATCTATGGTACGCCCATCACCAGCGAACAGGGACGAATAATCGGGGCCGTGCTCACCATCCGGGATATTACCGACATCCGCCGCCTGGAGCAGATGCGGACGGAGTTTGTGGCCAACGTCTCCCATGAATTACGTACCCCCCTGACCTCAATCCGGGGCTTTGTTGAGACTCTGCTGGAGGGGGCCCTTGAAGACCCGGAGGTCAGCCGGCGCTTCCTGGGAATTATCAACCATGAAGCCCAGCGATTGCAGCAATTAATCGAAGACCTTCTCTCCCTGTCACGACTGGAGAGCCAACCAAAGCGACAGGATGCTGGGCGTGCGGACCTGGCGGCCACCTTGGACCGGGTCCTCACTACTATTAACCAGTTAGCAAGGGAGAAAGGAGTCGCCCTGGAGAAGGAGATACCGGCGGAGATACCGGAGTTGGCCATCAGTGAGAGCTATCTGAACCAAGTGCTCCTTAATCTGATTGATAATGGCATTAAGTATACCCCCGCCAGTGGCAGGGTAACTATACGTGCTGCCCGGTTAGGGGAATTAGTTCAGGTAGAGGTGGCAGATACCGGCATAGGCATCCCCCCCGAGAGCCTTCCCCGCGTATTTGAACGATTCTACCGGGTAGATAAGGCGCGTTCCCGGGAGATGGGAGGCACCGGTCTGGGCCTGGCTATCGTCAAGCATATAGTCGAGTCCCATGGTGGCAGTATCAGTGTGACCAGCAGGCCGGGCCAGGGCAGCCATTTCTTCTTTACCCTCCCCATTGCCGCTGAGGAAGGGGGGCGAAGCAATTACCAGGAAGAACCGGGCACCTGA
- a CDS encoding HD-GYP domain-containing protein, protein MGCPPDRSFCELVVALSTILDIEEETKLYHAWRVALVAQELARRVIPDEATLVFYGGLLHDIGAMGLDDHLVHLALQRGSRNNPEVVNHPLRGADMVAAIPGLGEKVAAMIRDHHERWNGSGYPRGIAGNHIVTGAMLLGLADELDLVLRVHPGTSWARLRETLNRRVQGGFPPELLAILDKMMNGPLYAEIATNTALELKMFKVILDLPPINFQVPDPMKITIDLFARIIDAKHAYTAGHSHRVAAYALNLARCLGYNDAKLRRLEIAGLLHDFGKIAVPRAILDKRGRLNSEELKVVRRHPAWTIELLEGVTSLKDIARDAGLHHERYDGKGYPYGLHDGEIPLGARIIAVADAFDAMTSNRPYQPTRTPEEALKILAGGAGTQFDPEVTAVASCLLA, encoded by the coding sequence ATGGGTTGCCCGCCGGATCGATCCTTTTGTGAGCTGGTGGTAGCACTATCAACAATCCTTGATATCGAGGAAGAAACCAAACTCTATCATGCCTGGCGGGTAGCCCTGGTAGCCCAGGAACTGGCCCGGAGGGTCATCCCCGACGAGGCGACCCTGGTGTTTTATGGTGGGCTGCTCCACGATATAGGCGCCATGGGGCTGGATGACCACTTGGTTCATCTGGCCCTCCAGCGTGGTAGCAGAAATAATCCCGAGGTCGTAAACCACCCCCTGCGGGGGGCGGATATGGTGGCAGCCATTCCGGGTCTTGGGGAAAAGGTTGCGGCCATGATCCGGGACCATCATGAGCGCTGGAATGGCTCCGGGTACCCCCGGGGTATTGCCGGGAATCATATCGTCACGGGAGCTATGCTCCTGGGACTGGCCGATGAACTGGACCTGGTCCTGCGGGTCCATCCGGGTACTTCTTGGGCCAGGCTGAGGGAGACCCTGAACCGCAGGGTTCAGGGTGGGTTTCCGCCGGAACTACTGGCTATCCTGGATAAAATGATGAATGGTCCCTTGTACGCCGAAATTGCCACCAATACGGCCCTGGAATTAAAGATGTTTAAGGTGATTTTGGACCTGCCGCCTATTAATTTCCAGGTACCCGATCCGATGAAGATCACTATCGATCTCTTCGCCCGGATAATTGACGCCAAACATGCCTATACTGCCGGCCATTCCCACCGGGTAGCTGCTTATGCTTTAAACCTGGCCCGCTGCCTCGGATATAATGATGCTAAATTGCGGCGTCTGGAGATCGCCGGCCTCCTCCACGATTTCGGCAAAATCGCCGTTCCCCGCGCTATTCTGGATAAACGGGGCCGGCTCAACAGCGAAGAATTAAAAGTGGTACGCCGCCACCCGGCCTGGACGATAGAACTCCTGGAGGGGGTGACTAGCCTCAAGGATATTGCCCGGGACGCCGGCCTGCATCACGAACGTTATGATGGTAAAGGATATCCCTATGGCCTCCATGATGGTGAAATTCCCTTGGGGGCCAGGATCATCGCCGTGGCCGATGCCTTTGACGCCATGACTTCTAACCGGCCCTATCAGCCTACCCGTACGCCGGAAGAGGCTTTAAAAATCCTGGCAGGGGGGGCCGGCACTCAGTTTGACCCGGAGGTGACAGCAGTTGCCTCCTGCCTGCTAGCCTGA
- a CDS encoding DUF1858 domain-containing protein, with protein sequence MSITEVVSKYPQTVPVFMEHGMGCLGCAAARFENIEQGALAHGIDVDGLIADLNKVANKAE encoded by the coding sequence ATGAGCATCACGGAGGTAGTGAGTAAATACCCCCAGACAGTACCGGTTTTCATGGAACACGGGATGGGCTGCCTGGGTTGTGCCGCGGCGCGCTTTGAGAACATTGAGCAGGGAGCCTTGGCCCACGGCATTGACGTAGATGGCCTGATTGCCGACCTGAATAAAGTAGCTAACAAGGCTGAATAA
- a CDS encoding MTH1187 family thiamine-binding protein, producing MAILEVVIAPLGTGSTSISPYVADVHKVLKETSGIKYQLTPMGTIIEGEPDVLFPLLQRLHEVPFARGARRSMTIIRIDDRRDKELTMEGKLKSVEEKLALASS from the coding sequence ATGGCCATTCTGGAAGTAGTTATAGCTCCCTTGGGTACAGGCAGTACCAGCATCAGCCCGTATGTAGCCGACGTCCACAAAGTCCTTAAGGAGACGTCGGGAATCAAGTACCAGTTGACACCCATGGGTACCATTATTGAAGGGGAACCGGATGTCTTATTTCCCCTTTTGCAGCGCTTGCACGAAGTACCTTTTGCCAGGGGTGCCCGGCGGTCCATGACCATTATTCGCATCGATGATCGCCGCGACAAGGAATTGACTATGGAAGGCAAGCTCAAATCGGTGGAAGAAAAACTGGCGTTAGCATCATCGTGA
- a CDS encoding ABC transporter ATP-binding protein — translation MLLKVENLDVYYGAIHALKGISLEVNEGEIVTLIGANGAGKSTTLNTICGLLRPRSGRITFQGQALNGLSAPAIVKLGISQVPEGRRIFPNLTVKENLELGAYLRRDREGIRRSMQDVFRRFPRLEERQKQMAGTLSGGEQQMLAIGRALMSRPKLMLLDEPSMGLAPLLVQEIFNIIKEINQQGTTILLVEQNANMALSVAHRGYVLETGRITLQGKAAELAVNAAVKKAYLGG, via the coding sequence ATGCTCCTCAAGGTAGAGAATCTTGACGTTTATTACGGCGCTATCCATGCCCTGAAGGGTATTTCCCTGGAGGTCAACGAGGGCGAGATAGTCACCCTCATCGGGGCCAACGGTGCCGGAAAAAGCACCACATTAAATACCATTTGCGGATTGTTACGCCCCCGCAGCGGTAGAATCACCTTCCAGGGGCAGGCCCTGAACGGTTTATCGGCGCCAGCCATTGTTAAACTTGGTATCTCCCAGGTACCAGAGGGACGACGGATTTTCCCCAATTTAACTGTTAAGGAAAACCTGGAACTGGGTGCCTACCTGCGCCGGGACCGGGAGGGTATACGCAGAAGCATGCAGGATGTTTTCCGGCGCTTTCCTCGCCTGGAGGAACGCCAGAAACAGATGGCCGGTACCCTGAGCGGCGGTGAACAGCAAATGCTGGCCATTGGCCGCGCCCTCATGTCCCGGCCCAAATTAATGCTCCTGGATGAGCCCTCCATGGGACTGGCCCCCCTCCTGGTTCAGGAGATCTTTAATATTATTAAGGAAATTAACCAGCAAGGAACGACCATCTTGCTGGTTGAGCAAAACGCCAATATGGCCCTGAGCGTGGCCCACCGGGGCTATGTCCTGGAAACGGGGCGAATCACCCTTCAGGGTAAAGCAGCTGAACTGGCCGTCAATGCGGCGGTAAAGAAGGCTTATCTGGGCGGATAA
- a CDS encoding ABC transporter ATP-binding protein, with protein MALLVTRDLTISFGGLTAVANVDLSLETGELVGLIGPNGAGKTTIFNLLTGVYRPTRGEIIFDDRSLVGLKPYQITRRGIARTFQNIRLFNDLSVLDNVWIAYHSHARYGVTSAILRLPSFHHGEGEILAESEKLLEIFKLAPYRNEKARNLPYGEQRRLEIARALAAKPKLLLLDEPAAGMNPQETRELMELINWVRQEFGLTFLLIEHDMSLVMGICERIYVLDYGKVIAEGPPEAIRNNELVIEAYLGREVNGNAPQGRES; from the coding sequence GTGGCCCTGCTGGTAACTAGGGATTTAACCATTTCCTTTGGCGGCCTGACGGCGGTAGCCAATGTGGACCTGTCCCTGGAAACGGGGGAATTGGTGGGCCTTATCGGGCCCAATGGTGCCGGGAAAACGACGATTTTTAATCTCCTGACGGGGGTTTATCGCCCTACCAGGGGAGAGATTATTTTTGACGATCGGAGCCTGGTAGGTTTGAAACCCTACCAGATTACCCGCAGGGGAATTGCCAGGACCTTCCAAAATATTCGCCTCTTTAACGATTTAAGTGTCCTGGATAACGTGTGGATAGCCTATCACTCCCATGCCCGCTACGGGGTCACCAGCGCTATTCTGCGCCTGCCCTCCTTTCACCATGGCGAAGGGGAGATACTAGCGGAAAGTGAAAAACTGTTGGAGATCTTTAAACTGGCTCCCTACCGTAACGAAAAGGCCAGGAACCTTCCCTATGGTGAACAGCGCCGCCTGGAAATAGCCCGCGCCCTGGCGGCAAAGCCTAAACTGCTTCTCCTCGATGAACCTGCCGCCGGAATGAACCCCCAGGAGACCAGGGAGCTAATGGAGTTGATTAACTGGGTACGGCAAGAATTCGGGTTGACCTTTCTTTTAATTGAACACGATATGTCCCTGGTCATGGGCATCTGTGAACGGATTTATGTCCTGGATTACGGCAAGGTGATTGCCGAAGGGCCGCCGGAAGCTATCCGTAATAATGAACTGGTTATCGAAGCCTACCTGGGCCGGGAGGTGAATGGCAATGCTCCTCAAGGTAGAGAATCTTGA
- a CDS encoding branched-chain amino acid ABC transporter permease encodes MIEVRFNKKNLIVLAGVILIYFLVYELQAAGVISAFQEINLMMLGINIILAVSLNLIVGFTGQLALGHAGFMAVGAYVSAILSTNFNQPFPVALLAGACAAAVAGIVIGLPTLRLRGDYLAIATLGFGEIIRGAANNINYIGGAAGMIGIPQLTNWTWLYAMMVLTILVTTNFINSTHGRACVAIRENEIAAETMGINTTYYKVLAFAMGAFFAGIAGALYAHYFYLIQPTTFTFFRSFDILVMVVFGGLGSITGSIIAAAGITFVNAALQDLAVLRMVIYAVLLIIIMVFRPQGLMGNKEFTLDRWLKKRGAVSGPAGN; translated from the coding sequence GTGATTGAGGTGCGATTTAATAAAAAGAATCTAATTGTCTTGGCCGGCGTCATCCTTATTTATTTTTTGGTTTACGAGCTGCAGGCAGCGGGTGTGATCAGCGCTTTTCAGGAGATTAACTTGATGATGCTGGGGATCAACATCATCCTGGCGGTCAGCTTGAATCTCATTGTCGGTTTTACCGGCCAGCTGGCCCTCGGTCATGCGGGATTCATGGCCGTGGGGGCCTATGTATCCGCCATCCTGAGCACAAACTTCAACCAGCCTTTTCCGGTAGCCCTTCTGGCCGGTGCCTGTGCTGCGGCCGTTGCCGGGATTGTCATCGGGTTGCCCACCCTGCGTTTGCGGGGAGATTACCTGGCCATTGCCACCCTTGGTTTCGGGGAAATTATCCGGGGGGCAGCCAACAATATCAATTATATCGGCGGTGCCGCCGGGATGATTGGTATTCCGCAATTGACCAACTGGACCTGGCTCTACGCGATGATGGTCCTAACAATCCTGGTTACTACCAACTTTATTAATTCTACCCATGGCCGGGCCTGCGTGGCCATCCGGGAGAATGAGATCGCTGCCGAAACCATGGGCATCAATACCACCTATTACAAGGTCCTGGCCTTTGCCATGGGCGCCTTTTTTGCCGGTATAGCCGGGGCCCTCTATGCCCACTACTTTTATCTTATCCAGCCCACTACCTTTACCTTTTTCCGCTCCTTCGATATCCTAGTCATGGTTGTTTTTGGCGGCCTGGGAAGTATAACCGGTTCCATCATTGCTGCGGCAGGCATCACCTTTGTCAATGCGGCCCTCCAGGACCTGGCCGTTTTGCGGATGGTAATTTACGCCGTGCTCCTGATTATTATCATGGTTTTTCGCCCCCAGGGGTTAATGGGGAATAAAGAATTTACCCTGGACCGGTGGCTAAAGAAACGAGGTGCAGTCAGTGGCCCTGCTGGTAACTAG
- a CDS encoding branched-chain amino acid ABC transporter permease gives MAVLLQQIINGLSLGSIYALIALGYTMVYGIIQLINFAHGDIMMAGAYIAFFVVVYLKLNIWWAFLISMIGSALLGVLIERIAYKPLRNATRLAPLITAIGMSLFLENGGLMVLGTDIRSYPGGLITNAQLPLVIFGMRLTATTLQLLILAITIVMMIILQYIVHYTRAGKAMRAVSYDADAARLMGINVDNTISLTFALGSAFAAVAGILLGLYYNTIQPLMGIMPGLKAFVAAVIGGIGLIPGAMVGGFALGIFETMVSGYWSSNLRDPIVFLLLILILLVKPAGLLGKNNTEKV, from the coding sequence ATGGCCGTACTTCTCCAGCAAATAATCAACGGCCTGTCTCTGGGCAGTATCTACGCCCTTATTGCCCTGGGCTATACCATGGTTTATGGCATTATCCAGCTAATTAATTTTGCCCACGGCGACATTATGATGGCAGGGGCCTATATTGCCTTTTTTGTGGTAGTTTACCTCAAACTTAATATCTGGTGGGCCTTTCTCATCTCCATGATCGGATCCGCCCTCCTGGGGGTTCTCATCGAGCGGATCGCCTATAAACCTTTACGCAACGCTACCCGCCTGGCACCCCTGATTACAGCTATTGGCATGTCCTTATTTCTGGAAAACGGGGGCCTGATGGTCCTCGGTACCGATATTCGTTCCTACCCTGGGGGTCTAATCACCAATGCACAGCTGCCCTTAGTAATTTTTGGGATGAGACTCACGGCTACTACCCTGCAGCTTTTGATACTGGCCATTACCATCGTAATGATGATCATATTGCAGTATATTGTCCATTATACCAGGGCGGGTAAAGCCATGCGTGCCGTATCCTACGATGCAGATGCGGCCAGGCTCATGGGTATTAATGTTGATAACACTATTTCCCTTACCTTTGCCCTGGGTTCGGCCTTTGCGGCCGTGGCTGGCATCCTGCTGGGGCTATATTACAACACCATCCAGCCTTTAATGGGCATTATGCCCGGCCTAAAGGCCTTCGTGGCGGCAGTTATTGGAGGTATCGGCCTGATTCCCGGCGCCATGGTTGGGGGCTTCGCCCTGGGCATCTTTGAAACCATGGTCAGCGGTTATTGGAGCAGTAATTTACGGGATCCCATTGTTTTCCTCCTGCTAATCTTAATTTTGCTGGTCAAGCCGGCCGGCCTGCTGGGAAAAAACAATACCGAGAAGGTGTAG